A window of Desulfuromonas soudanensis genomic DNA:
CCGATGGTCGGATTGAGGGAGGTGATGGGGGCGGCGACGAAGGCGGTGGCCACGGCCAAGGGGTGGCCGAAGGCGATGGCGGTACCGAGGGCCGCCAGGAGGCCGTTGGCCAGGATCCAGGCGACGGCCGCGCCGGCGATCCGGTCGCGGTCGCCGAGGAAAAAACCGGCCACGAAGAGGGCGACGACCACGGCGGGGATCAGCCAGGGGAGAAATCGCGAGAGGGTGGTCTTGGCCGGGATGGTGGAGATCTCCCTGATCGTTTCCAGGGGAGTCTCCACCTGGAGATGGTGCTCTATTCCGGGAAGATGGGCGGCGCCGACCACGGCGACGATGCGGGATCCGGGGGCGTTGCGGATGTGGTGGGCCATGTAGATATCGCGCTCGTCGACCAGGATCGTCTTCACTGACGGCAGGACTTCGGCCATTTCTTCGAGCATTGCCGAGAGGGTGTCGGTCTGACGCAGGCGTGCCAGTTCGGCCTCGTCGAGCTTCTGGTTTTCAAAGAGGCTGGCGATCAGGGTCGCCATCAGATTCATCTTCTTCCAGAAGCCGGTCTTGCGCCAGGCGCGCAGCAGGGTGGTGCGGATCTCCCGGTCGACGAGACAGACCTCAATCCCTTGCGCCTCGGCGATTTCTGCGGCCGCCGCC
This region includes:
- a CDS encoding TraB/GumN family protein, coding for MNDPAIDAMPRIFVAGKEIILIGTAHISQESVDTVRRVIAEETPDTVCIELDDQRHQALKDPNRWQSLNLIQVIRKGQAPFLLVNLALASFQKRMGLQTGVKPGAELAAAAEIAEAQGIEVCLVDREIRTTLLRAWRKTGFWKKMNLMATLIASLFENQKLDEAELARLRQTDTLSAMLEEMAEVLPSVKTILVDERDIYMAHHIRNAPGSRIVAVVGAAHLPGIEHHLQVETPLETIREISTIPAKTTLSRFLPWLIPAVVVALFVAGFFLGDRDRIAGAAVAWILANGLLAALGTAIAFGHPLAVATAFVAAPITSLNPTIGAGMVTGLVQAFIAAPTVRDMESVGDDLANIRGWWGNRMTRVLLVFVFSSLGSAIGTVVAFRWLADLL